The genomic region CGCTGCAGCGTTCATGGCGCGGCGCGCCTCGGAGACGATGAAGCCCCAGGTGACGGGGGAGTCGTGGGTGACTAGGACGCGGCCGTCGAGAAGCTTGTCCAGCGTGCGCAGGAAGCGGGAAAACCGCGGGGCCTGCGCGAAGTCGTGCGGAGTCAGCCCGTGGGTGTGCGCGGGGCCGGGGTCGGTGCCGGGGTTGACCACGGCGTGGAACTCCTCGCCGACACGACCGGTGGCGTCGAACGTGACCGCGTCGATGGTGAGCAGGCGCCCGGTCGACGGGTGTATCCCCGTGGCCTGCACAAACAGCGCCACATAGGGGTAGTCGTTCTCAGTCATTGTTCCAACGTAGCCTACGGCTCGGCCACCTCGTACAGCGGCTGATCCAGCCTGGTGTTTGAGCGCAGCTTCAACCCGCCGATGGAGTACTCGTACCCCTCCTCCTGCGGAGCGGGCGCCGGGGCCGGAGCCGGTGCCGGCGCTGGTGCAGGGGCGGGGGCCGGTGCCGGGGCGGGTGCGCGCTGAACCGGTGCCTGCGGCGCGGGGGCGGGGGCAGGTGCGCGCTGAACCGGGGCCTGCGGCGCGGGCGCCTGCGCGGGAGCCGGGGCAGGCGCTGGTGCCGGGGCAGGCGCCTGGGAGGGAAGCGCGGTGGAAAACTCGGACGGGGAGGGCTGTGCGGGCGCCTCGGTTTCCTCCGACGGCTCGGTGCTCGCAGAAGTCTCTGTCGCCTCAGGGGCGGAGCTGCTCGGCTGCGAGACCTGGTTGGTGGTGGTCTTATACGCCGAGGTCGTGTCCCGCTCCAAGCCGGACGGCGTGCTCATGACCACAGCGCCAACACCCGCCAGCACGAGGGCGGTTATGGCCGCGGCGGCGAACAGCGACGCTCGGGCCTTCCCCTCGCCACGGGTCGCTTCTGCCGGCGACTCCTGCGTATCCGCGACCAGGGCGGCGGCTTCCGCGTCCACGGTGGCGAAGAAGCTGGTCGTCGCCGGGGCGACGTCCACCTCGCGCACGATCGGCGGCAGCGGGGAGATCGCGGGCGCCTCGTCGGCGTCGATCGGCCCGGCGTTGACCGTCAGCGCGGTCTCCCCGTCGGCGGAGGTGGTGTAGCCGCGCGCCACCGCGATTAAGCCGCGCTCTTCAAGTCGGCGCAGCGTCGGCGTCAGCGCTTCGCCGGCGGTGGGGTCGAGCTCGCCGACCACCTCGCCGTCGACGCACAGCACCACCTCGCCCGCGTCGTCGAACCCCAGGCTCACCAGCACCTGAGCGGGCGTTTCCACGGACAGCGGCTCGGAAAGATCCGCCGGGTAGCGCGCGCCCCCGGGCAGCAGGGCCCACGGCGCACGCGGGGGCCGGTTGACCGGCAACACCTGGCCCGCCGGCGGCACGAGCAGCGCGCCGCGCTCGGCGGCGACGACCGGGGTCAGCCCAGCCTCGGCGAGCTGGCGCAGCTCCGCGTCCTCCACCGAGCCGACGACCTCACCGTCAACCAGCACGTCGAGGTCGGGGGTCAGGGTGACCGAAGGGACGTCGTCAAGCAGATGCTCGACGGGGAGGCGGCGAGAACCCGAGGGCACCTCGTACATGGCCATCGCGCCACCTCCTGCTTAATTGTCTGGTTTAGACACGCAAGTATAACGCGCGCGACCGCGAGTGCTAGTCCGCTGCCATGGAGCGGTTGACTGCGGACACGATCGCCTCCAGCGACGCCCGCGTGGTCGAACCAGCAATGCCCACGCCCCAGGCGGAGGTGCCGTCCACGTCCGCGTGGATGTAGCACACCGCCTCCGCGTCGTCGCCCGCGCTGCGGGAGCGCTGCGAGTAGTCCTGCACCTCAAAATCGATGCCTACCTGCTCCAAGGCGTTCGCGAACGCGGCGACGGGGCCGTTGCCCGTGCCCTCGACCTCGCGGGAAGCGCCCTCGTAGACCACCGTGGCGGCCACGCGGGTGTCCTGGTCCTCTTCCTCCGCGGCATCGATGCGGTAGTGGGCCAGCTCCAGCGGGGAATCCAGGTCCAGGTAGGTGGTGGCGAAGACGTCCCACATGTTCTTGGAGTTGACCTCGCCGCCCTCGTTGTCGGTGATGTTTTGCACCACGGCGGAAAACTCCGGCTGCATCGCGCGCGGCATGTTGATGCCGTGGTCCGTTTTCATGATGTAGGCCACCCCGCCCTTGCCGGACTGGGAGTTGACGCGGATGACGGCCTCGTAGGTGCGGCCGACGTCCTTCGGGTCGATGGGCAGGTACGGCACCTCCCAGGTGGTCTCGCGCAGCTCCTCCCAGGTGACGTCGGAGCTTGTCGCGTCTTCGCGCACATTCTGCGCCAGCGCGTCCAGGCCCTTGTTGATCGCGTCCTGGTGGGAGCCGGAAAACGCCGTGAACACCAGGTCGCCGCCGTAGGGGTGGCGCTCGGGCACGCGCAGCTGGTTGCAGTACTCCACCACTTCGCGGATGCGGGTGATGTCGGAAAAATCGATCTGCGGGTCCACGCCCTGGGTGAGCATGTTCAGCCCCAGGGTGACCAGGTCGACGTTGCCGGTGCGCTCGCCGTTGCCGAACAGGCAGCCTTCGATGCGGTCGCCGCCGGCCAGGTAGCCCAGCTCGGCGGCGGCGACGCCGGTGCCGCGGTCGTTGTGCGGGTGCAGGGAGATGATGATGGATTCGCGGTTGTTCAGGTTGCGGTGCATCCATTCGATGGAGTCCGCGTAGACGTTGGGGGTGATCATCTCCACCGTGGACGGCAGGTTGATGATCATCGGGTGCTGCGGGGTCGGCGCCATCACGTCGACGACTGCGTCGCAGACCTCCTTGGCAAAGTCCAGCTCGGTGCCTGTGAAGGATTCCGGCGAGTACTCCCAGCGCCAGTTGGTGTCCGGGTAGTCGGCGGCGATGGTCTTGATCAGCTCGGCCGCGTCGGTGGCCAGTTTCTTAATCGCGGCGCGGTCTTTGCGGAACACCACGCGGCGCTGCAGCTTGGACGTGGAGTTGTAGAAGTGCACGATGACGTTTTTCGCCCCCGCGCAGGCTTCGAAGGTGCGGCGGATCAGGTGCTCGCGGGCTTGGACGAGGACCTGGATGGTCACGTCGTCGGGGATCATGTCCTGCTCAATGATCTCGCGCACGAAGTCGAAGTCGGTCTGGGAGGCGGAGGGGAAGCCGACCTCGATCTCTTTGAAGCCCATCTGTACCAGCAGGTTGAACATGCGGCGCTTGCGCTCGGGGCTCATCGGGTCGATCAGGGCCTGGTTGCCGTCGCGCAGGTCCACGGCGCACCACTGCGGGGCGCGGGTGATCTTCTTGTCGGGCCAGGTGCGGTCCGGCAGCTGGATGTCTTCGACCTCTTCGGCGAAGGCGAGGTAGCGCTCTACGGGCATCTGGGAGCCGCGCTGCTTGTTCCACGCGGGCTGGTCGTCGGCGCGCGGGCCGGAGGGGGTTTGGATCTCGCGGGGTGCGAAAAAGTCGGTACTCATCGGGGGTCTCCTTCTGTTGGGGTGTGCTCCACGGCCGGCAACAGAAACTCCGCGACGGGGTGCCGGCCGTGTTAGTTGGCCTGATTCCCGCCGCGGCGTAGAAGGAGAAGAGCCCTGTGTGACATGCGGCACAGCCTACATCATCGAATGGATACGCGTGTGAGCATTGCGGCAGAAATCAGCATCACGCCTATCGACGTGCCTACGGCCGCCCACCCCAGCACCGAGTCCACGCGGAAGGATTCCCCGAGCACGAACAGGCCCAAGGCGAACGCCACGAGCGGCTCGATGATCTTCGACGCCGGAAGGGATGTGGCCAGGTTGCCGGCGGCGAACGCGTACTGCTGCACGATCGTGCCGGCCGTGGCGGCCAGCAGCATCGCCCACAGCTGCCAGGTGCCCAAAAGGCCGATCACGCCGCCGTCGACGAAGCCGTCCACCGCCACTTTGGAAAACACGGCCTGGTAGCCGTACATGGCGCCGCAGGCGGTGCCGAAGATGAGGGCTTTGCCGGCAGGTGGACGTCGAGAAGCAATGGCGTAGGCGGCGGCGATGATGGCCACAGCGGTGCCCACGACAATGCCCCACTCCCACGCGGCCGGGTCGCGCGAGCCGGGCAGGGGGCGGCCCAAGACCACCACGCCGCCCACGCTGGCGGTGAGCGCAACGGCCCAGAACGCCTCCGCGGTCTGCATGTGGCGTTTTTCCGCCCACGCGGAAAACAGCAGGGTCAGCATCAGCGACAGCGCGAGGATCGGCTGCACCACCAGCAGGGAGCCGAATGCGAGCGCGGCGGCCTGGAAGCCGTACGCCAAAAACGCCACGCCCATCGACGCCCACCACGCGGGCCGCTTGATGGACTGCATGGGTGAGTCGTTGTTCTCGCCTTTCGCGGTGCCCGCGCGCATGATGCGGTGGCGCCACACGGTCCCCGCCGCCATGGTCGCGGCCGAGATCAGCGCGAGCGCCACGGCGAGAAAATTGTTGTGCACGGTGAATGATATTAACGCGAGTGCCTGTTTCCGCAGTTTTGGGACGCTATTCTTGGCCGTTGGAATGCACGCAGATCCGCGGAGGTTTGAGATGGCACTGATCGTCCAAAAATATGGGGGATCGTCCCTGGAAAGCGCGGAACGGATCAAGGCAGTGGCCCAGCGCATCGTGGACACGCGCCGGGCCGGCAACGACGTGGTGGTGGTCTGCTCCGCCATGGGCGACACCACCGACGAGCTGCTCGACCTCGCCGCCGAGGTCAACCCCACCCCGCCCGCGCGCGAGATGGACATGCTGCTTACCGCAGGCGAGCGCATCTCCAACTCGCTGGTGGCCATGGCGGTGCACGCGCTGGGGGAGAAGGTGCAGTCTTTCACCGGCTCCCAGGCCGGCGTGATCACCACCGAACGCCACGGCAACGCGCGCATCCTGGAAGTCACCCCGGGGCGCGTGCAGGAGGCGGTGGACGACGGCAAGATCGCCATCGTCGCCGGCTTCCAGGGCGTGAACCGCGAAACGAAGGACGTGACCACGCTCGGCCGCGGCGGCTCCGACACCACCGCCGTGGCCCTGGCGGCGGCGATGAGCGCCGACGAGTGCGAGATTTACTCCGACGTCGACGGCGTCTACACCGCGGACCCGCGCATCGTGCCGGACGCGAAGAAGCTAGACACGCTCTGCTTCGAGGAGATGCTCGAGCTGGCCGCGTCCGGGTCCAAGATCCTGGTGTTGCGCAGCGTGGAGTACGCCCGCGCGTTCAACGTGCCCCTGCGGGTGCGCTCGTCTTACAGCACAGATACCGGCACCTTGGTGGCCGGAGCATTGGAGGATATTCCCATGGAAGAAGCAGTTCTCAGCGGCGTGGCCACCGACGACTCGGAGGCGAAGATCACCATCCTGGGCATCAAAGACGAGGTCGGGGAGGCCGCGAAGGTCTTCCGCGAGCTGGCGGACGGCGAGGTCAACATCGACATGGTGATCCAGAACATCTCCAACGTCGAGGACAACAGGACGGACATCACCTTCACCCTGCCGAAGGCGGACGGTGCGCGCACCATGGAAAAGCTGCGCGTGTTGCAGGACGCTGAGGGTTGGGACGATCTGAGCTACGACGACGAGATTGGCAAGGTCTCCCTCGTCGGCGCGGGCATGAAGTCCCACCCGGGCGTCACCGCCGATTTCTGCGACGCGCTGCGCGACGCCGGCATCAACATCGAGATGATCACCACCTCCGAGATCCGCATCACCGCTGTGGTGCGCCAGGCGGACGTGGCCGAGGCGGCGCGCGCCATCCACACCAAGTTCGACCTCGGCGGCGACGAGCCGGCCGTGGTGTACGCAGGCACCGGACGATAAGAAGGAGGCACCCGAAAAATGACCACCCTCGCAGTTGTCGGCGCCACCGGCCAGGTCGGCCGCGTGATGCGCGACATCCTCACCGAACGCAACTTCCCGGCAGATAAGGTGCGCTTTTTCGCGTCGCCGCGCTCCGCCGGCACCACGCTTGAGTTCCGCGGCGAGGACATCACCGTCGAAGACCTCACCCAGATCACCGCCGAGTCCGTCGCGGACGTGGACATCGCCCTGTTTTCCGCGGGCGGGTCCACCTCGCGGCAGTGG from Corynebacterium fournieri harbors:
- a CDS encoding DMT family transporter, which gives rise to MHNNFLAVALALISAATMAAGTVWRHRIMRAGTAKGENNDSPMQSIKRPAWWASMGVAFLAYGFQAAALAFGSLLVVQPILALSLMLTLLFSAWAEKRHMQTAEAFWAVALTASVGGVVVLGRPLPGSRDPAAWEWGIVVGTAVAIIAAAYAIASRRPPAGKALIFGTACGAMYGYQAVFSKVAVDGFVDGGVIGLLGTWQLWAMLLAATAGTIVQQYAFAAGNLATSLPASKIIEPLVAFALGLFVLGESFRVDSVLGWAAVGTSIGVMLISAAMLTRVSIR
- a CDS encoding aspartate kinase, which gives rise to MALIVQKYGGSSLESAERIKAVAQRIVDTRRAGNDVVVVCSAMGDTTDELLDLAAEVNPTPPAREMDMLLTAGERISNSLVAMAVHALGEKVQSFTGSQAGVITTERHGNARILEVTPGRVQEAVDDGKIAIVAGFQGVNRETKDVTTLGRGGSDTTAVALAAAMSADECEIYSDVDGVYTADPRIVPDAKKLDTLCFEEMLELAASGSKILVLRSVEYARAFNVPLRVRSSYSTDTGTLVAGALEDIPMEEAVLSGVATDDSEAKITILGIKDEVGEAAKVFRELADGEVNIDMVIQNISNVEDNRTDITFTLPKADGARTMEKLRVLQDAEGWDDLSYDDEIGKVSLVGAGMKSHPGVTADFCDALRDAGINIEMITTSEIRITAVVRQADVAEAARAIHTKFDLGGDEPAVVYAGTGR
- the leuA gene encoding 2-isopropylmalate synthase, with the protein product MSTDFFAPREIQTPSGPRADDQPAWNKQRGSQMPVERYLAFAEEVEDIQLPDRTWPDKKITRAPQWCAVDLRDGNQALIDPMSPERKRRMFNLLVQMGFKEIEVGFPSASQTDFDFVREIIEQDMIPDDVTIQVLVQAREHLIRRTFEACAGAKNVIVHFYNSTSKLQRRVVFRKDRAAIKKLATDAAELIKTIAADYPDTNWRWEYSPESFTGTELDFAKEVCDAVVDVMAPTPQHPMIINLPSTVEMITPNVYADSIEWMHRNLNNRESIIISLHPHNDRGTGVAAAELGYLAGGDRIEGCLFGNGERTGNVDLVTLGLNMLTQGVDPQIDFSDITRIREVVEYCNQLRVPERHPYGGDLVFTAFSGSHQDAINKGLDALAQNVREDATSSDVTWEELRETTWEVPYLPIDPKDVGRTYEAVIRVNSQSGKGGVAYIMKTDHGINMPRAMQPEFSAVVQNITDNEGGEVNSKNMWDVFATTYLDLDSPLELAHYRIDAAEEEDQDTRVAATVVYEGASREVEGTGNGPVAAFANALEQVGIDFEVQDYSQRSRSAGDDAEAVCYIHADVDGTSAWGVGIAGSTTRASLEAIVSAVNRSMAAD